The Falco biarmicus isolate bFalBia1 unplaced genomic scaffold, bFalBia1.pri scaffold_27, whole genome shotgun sequence genome segment ACAAGGAACACCAAATCTGCAGAGAGCTTTGACTAAAAAAAGTAGTGCAAAAGGACTGCCTGAGGCACACTGCAATTTCAGCTTCTTAACTCCCTGTCATCTAGAgcttcagtggcagaaacatttGTCATCTCCAGCCAAGGCAGCACTGCGCATCCTGAATTTAAAGGCAAGGCAAATTCCGTAGAAGGGAACCAGGTTagtgggaaaacaaagctgaggCATAACTGAAGTAAACAGTGAAGTGAAGAAAAGGCTTAGAGTCAGAgaaattcttctgctttgaaacagTCTGGTGAACAGACAGAATACCAGGCAGCACaaccagcaaagcatttcaaaatagacTAACACTATAatctctgatttcttccctcATGCTCCAACTTGCCTCCTGAATGGCACGGGACTCCTGCGGAAATGACAGCACAGACTGTGCGTCTGgtgattttgcatttggaaactgATTGAGATTTGCCACCCATTATTGTATGCAGAGGGATACatgcagtttttcccttttgttactTCCTGACTTCAAAGTCTTATGTTGCAATTCAATCCTCTTTTCTCAGATGCATGTTATGCACATGACATACTGCACCCGACTGAGAACAATTAAGCCCGCAGTTCTAAGCGAAATACTCGCCTAGTCCTCTAGCAACTACTGCACCTCTGAGAACTCAGttcctttcttctgaaggactccagagaagatcaggttttaAGACTTCCCTGAATACACTGAACGTCAGGTGACTCGAGGCTACAAGCAGTGACACTACAATTAGTCTCAGTCGTTCCCTAACTGGTGATTACAGGAAGAAATACCATAAAAAGATGTGCAGCTGGATTTAGTAACAgggaggttatttttttttcctgtttcttcttcaaaaaaagaaaccacaactgttaaacccttttcttttaaactaggACAGCTTTTTTCCTAGAAGTGGGATGgtttcctcctttgcctttttcttcttgtaacaTCTCGctcccatctctctctcttttttccctgccctcacttgctccctgctccctgtccctcttgttCCCTTGTCCTGGCTTTCTTCttacttcagttttgcagtggATCCCTGAATTTCgcctcctttctgctgcttgcgTGCAGAATAATCCCTGCAGGTGGTACAGTACTAATTGCCTCCCACGTTCTTTAGGTAGTGTTATGTCCACCCCTCTGACACAAAAACCACATTCACAACGATACAGAAAAGTTCATCTCTTAACTGCCGCTGCTACGCACTACCTACACACTGCTttgtctatttttgttttgttgtttggtttggtttttttctttttcttaaaccagGTGCAGTATGTAGACAcgttattttaaatggattctTTCCAGTGTAGGTGGGACCACTGAACCAGGGTAAGGCTTAAAGGTGACCAAATGCTTCTCACATCCATTCAACAACAGAATGTGCGAGGGACAGACACTGACTGAACAGGCAAGCTTGCCCATGCCTCAGTCCTATGCTAGGTGGGAAACCGATTACAACTACTGACATCTGTTTCCAAGTCTCATGATATCACGTTTACCATTCTGTGAGGGATGTGCTATCATGCTGACTGCTAATTACAGGGCATATTTTGACCAGAGGTATTGCAGAGGTTGCAGCTTTTTACCAAATTAGAAAGCTCTGTAGACTTCCTGAGGAGCAGTTACATATAACACCACATAGCAGGACCCACAAAATCAAATGCCTCCGAGGCACAGCATTCGTCCCGCACTCAAGTGAGAAGTAACGTGCCCTGTTCATACCATCCTAGTTTTGAAGCATCCCTTTGTTGGTATTGTACTAAAACCAGTTCCGGTGAAGAAACTGCTAGCATGAACATCAGTGAAGGGGGAAAAGGTGTCTCAAACAAAGAAGTCTGATGGGATTTTGCACTCATCATAAAgatagctgttttaaaaaaggtcatccacagaatggcttgggttggaagggaccttaaagatcatccagttccagcccccctgccatgggcagggacaccttccactagaccgggttgctccaagccccacccagcctggccttgagcactgccagggatggggcatccgcATTAAATTTTACTGAAGAGCTTATTTGGGAGCTTCCTATGCCACAGTATTCTTCATCACAGTTTCTCTTGCAAAAGAgaacttgcaaaaaaaacctgttacGCAGTTCATCATTTAGAACTCAGTATTTTTTGGTCTTTGAGCGCTTCTGGAAATTTTATAACCCTAATGACCAGAAGTCTTCATTTCTACCACCTAGTTGTATACTGGTTTGATGAGCAATTTGGTTTAGCATATTAGAGCATATGGTTTGGAACTAGAAATGGATTCTAACTTTAGACTGAAAAGCACAACCTTGCTTACAGATACTCTTCAACACTAGTTGagaacagtatttaaaaacGCTTACCTTAGCCACATAGGCTTCAACTCTGTTTCTTGAGGGTAACGTATTCACGGTCGGGGTTAGGAAGCTTCCTCCTAGATTTAGACTTCTATTCAGTGCCGGATTGTTGCTAATATGTCCCAGTTCAGTTGAATACAGAACTGGACCACTGACAGCGCTGCTTGCAATTAAAGGTTTGCTTCTATGGCACTCCTGAAGGAGCTTAGCGTTGGCTTCTGCTCATCTCTCATTAGCTCTGAAACATTCAGAAGCATACAAAGAATTATCTTTGGTAATAACACTTCCGCAAAGTTACCCTCCAGGTCTTTGACTATTATCTGACTTCTGAAAGTGGAAGGGATTAAGAGAGTTCAAAAAAAATGTCCATAATTTGATCTGAGGTTTTTTGAAGAGCCTATTTCTAGGTAGCCACACTACCTGCAGGAAGCAGCAAGAGTTAACCAATTCTTTGGACTTCTCAGCATTAAGGCCTCAAAGCAGTCTGTGCACACCGTGTGTTTACATAGCTCTTCCTGAAAGGTACATCACCGGCGTAAGAACTCTGggcttcccttcctttcccaaagcaagCTGAAACCTATGACATGCGGCTAAAATGGAAgccaaaagatttttgttgttcttcttcATAGCACCAAATGCCATTCTCTGAAGGGCCTATCCTTATTCAAGCAGTAAAGGACATGACATTCTCTTTTCTGCCGTACTTAGAATAAGAAGAGGAGATTAGAGACTGGCAAAAAGGCTGCCTGTTAAAACAAACTCAACTTCAAAAATATCCTATTAATGCCCATGATCGGTGGTGTTACTGCTGGAACACTGAAGAGAAACGAAGATAGTTCCAATGAACAGGGGGGAGCCTTAAGGTACTTTCATCACAAATATGCTCTCTTATGCATAATGCTGACCAGATGTAGAAAAGGTATTTAACGAAGAAAACTGCTTGAGGAAAAAGTAGTATCTTATTATCACCCCAAAAATGCATGGACTTACCCTTCCAGTTTATTTCCTAGGCACCTTCCATTTTTAACTTCCTCCAGATACAGGTCTTTGTACTTTTCCGCTTCTGCCTGTACagattctttttgaaaaatactgtctcGTTGGGTATTTTTTATCCTGTCCAATTCACGTTCGAGGTCTCCAATTCTGTGTTCTAGCTGGCTTGTCAGCAAAGCATGACGACTGGCCCTGATTTGTTCTAATCTGTCCTGGGAGGCTGCCTGCATCTGAAGTAGATACACAC includes the following:
- the LOC130143422 gene encoding ankyrin repeat domain-containing protein 26-like — encoded protein: AEANAKLLQECHRSKPLIASSAVSGPVLYSTELGHISNNPALNRSLNLGGSFLTPTVNTLPSRNRVEAYVAKVRQELDERIAKELKQATAELEAGSAGASPMVSSDGSSESIHVDRIPFAGQYRSTAMF